A genomic window from Spirochaetota bacterium includes:
- a CDS encoding tetratricopeptide repeat protein: MGIGKAAILTALLISAFMIRAYGAPADQAAEYLNRGKQLLYSGRAEEGVKLLEQAMSLDPKNPYIMLYLGKGYSWLSKYDKAIEMYTKAAELAGPNEEVHWQARFGAAQTTSWKKDYNGAVQQYSLLMIEYRNAPPAFKSEVFLALGDVYSWRLEYDAAIEQFNKALELDPKNIEALNRIAKIHLWDRAFKESRIYSEKVLALEPGNLEAKTRIEELDLIRPYQISIGNTLIMYDANNPAGDKVMRNESRLGFSWNASEVSTLILSTSYIRQNSADTISGPRAGAYSDINATLGFEHKLFAETYVTGNVAYTLDAEVSPDYSGEFGFSQKVSRIIDVLLDYRITHDKNYKIVHAKHAVSHSIAPGTIVYFTDKVYTHLQAYLDTDGEYKLYSFLFHQSAAFNAMADRIDLYLSYGRGKNYLVYGNTTIPVDVTTFGAAASYAHFFSPAFGLRVNAGYHNRVDSFEDYQAGIEAIFQY, translated from the coding sequence ATGGGGATCGGTAAAGCCGCGATACTTACAGCACTGCTGATAAGCGCATTCATGATACGGGCCTATGGCGCTCCGGCCGACCAGGCGGCGGAGTATCTCAATCGCGGGAAGCAGCTTCTTTACAGCGGCAGGGCCGAGGAGGGCGTCAAGCTTCTGGAGCAGGCCATGTCCCTGGACCCCAAGAATCCCTATATCATGCTCTATCTGGGTAAAGGATATAGCTGGCTTAGCAAATACGACAAGGCAATCGAGATGTACACAAAAGCGGCGGAGCTTGCCGGTCCCAATGAGGAGGTGCATTGGCAGGCGCGGTTCGGGGCGGCACAGACCACTAGTTGGAAAAAGGATTATAACGGCGCCGTTCAGCAATACTCATTGCTCATGATTGAATATAGAAACGCGCCCCCCGCCTTTAAATCGGAGGTGTTTCTCGCGCTAGGCGACGTTTATTCCTGGAGGCTGGAATACGATGCGGCGATCGAGCAGTTCAATAAAGCCCTGGAGCTCGATCCCAAGAATATCGAAGCCCTCAATCGGATCGCGAAAATCCACCTTTGGGATCGCGCATTCAAGGAATCACGCATCTATAGTGAAAAAGTACTCGCTCTTGAGCCCGGAAACCTCGAGGCGAAGACCAGAATCGAAGAGCTGGACCTTATACGTCCCTATCAGATATCCATAGGAAACACCCTGATCATGTATGACGCGAATAACCCCGCGGGGGATAAAGTGATGCGCAATGAATCTCGCCTTGGCTTTTCATGGAACGCGAGCGAGGTGTCCACGCTCATCCTCTCGACCTCCTACATAAGACAAAATTCCGCGGATACTATCTCCGGTCCCAGGGCGGGCGCCTACAGCGATATTAACGCGACACTCGGTTTTGAACATAAATTATTCGCGGAAACATACGTAACGGGAAACGTCGCCTACACCTTGGACGCGGAGGTGAGTCCCGATTACTCGGGAGAATTCGGTTTCAGCCAGAAGGTTAGCCGTATTATTGACGTATTGCTGGACTATCGGATTACCCACGATAAAAACTATAAGATAGTCCATGCAAAGCACGCGGTATCGCATTCAATCGCACCGGGAACAATAGTATATTTTACCGACAAGGTGTATACCCACCTTCAGGCGTACCTGGACACCGACGGGGAATATAAGCTTTATTCATTCTTGTTTCACCAATCGGCCGCATTTAACGCGATGGCGGACAGGATTGATCTTTACCTTTCCTACGGTCGCGGCAAAAACTATCTCGTATACGGGAATACGACCATTCCCGTGGATGTGACCACCTTTGGGGCGGCCGCCAGCTACGCGCATTTTTTCAGCCCCGCATTCGGCCTTCGGGTGAACGCCGGGTATCATAATCGCGTGGATTCTTTCGAGGACTACCAGGCGGGGATAGAGGCGATTTTCCAATATTAA
- a CDS encoding diguanylate cyclase — MNPVEIAQGIYKLSESGSIAAASCNTYLIRGDTGAILINTASVPDFMSLSNALSSLVSLREITYIVLLHWRPDLAAGILLFEHDSFEGRLVAHADSANLLRCYGTKLSIFSINNERYKLPLGTGNLEIVPVPSNCSHGALMAFETGTRTLFTCPPFNTNGCTHEANEFAVMLFAKDVKVIAPSYGPPILENTLETFQSIMGVKGGNAQSMTRPGEKKESGKDAGAQIEPSEKHEILPSIIDPITNLYNEVFMRQYLMREIEAAGDEPYKFGLIFMEIDNIVHINNKFGRNAGDETIAHLAYLLKRLPQSEEAMHNDLIFKLTGAGFVYFRPETSKEDLIAEAESIRRDINSSEIFITPITVSMGIVSCEDTAGDRISSNDSVAAIYDKGRMKVRIARKTGMDTVYDKVRLEEYSETAGSLIIIDGDRINCELLRKSFEVLKYKVVICMDGSAAWEICERERPAAVISELMLPKLDGFRLRQKMMESTRLKDVPFVLMSHDKTEESIQRALGLKIRHYFKKPFYQGELVGVVKGLIEENV, encoded by the coding sequence ATGAACCCGGTTGAAATCGCGCAGGGAATATATAAGCTCTCGGAGAGCGGCTCGATTGCGGCTGCGAGCTGTAATACATACCTCATACGCGGGGATACGGGCGCAATACTTATCAACACGGCCTCGGTGCCCGATTTTATGTCCCTAAGCAATGCGCTCTCTTCTCTTGTTTCCTTGCGCGAAATAACCTACATCGTGCTGCTTCATTGGCGCCCCGACCTGGCGGCGGGGATTCTTTTATTCGAACACGACAGCTTCGAAGGAAGATTGGTGGCACACGCGGATTCGGCCAACCTTCTTCGCTGTTATGGAACCAAGCTGAGCATCTTCTCCATTAATAATGAACGCTACAAGCTCCCGTTAGGGACCGGTAACCTGGAAATCGTCCCTGTTCCCTCCAACTGTTCGCACGGCGCGCTCATGGCCTTTGAAACGGGGACACGCACCCTTTTTACCTGTCCACCGTTCAATACCAACGGATGCACCCATGAGGCCAATGAATTCGCCGTAATGCTGTTTGCCAAGGATGTTAAAGTAATCGCCCCTTCCTACGGCCCCCCCATACTTGAAAATACCCTGGAGACGTTTCAATCGATTATGGGAGTGAAGGGCGGGAACGCTCAATCCATGACGAGACCGGGGGAAAAGAAGGAGAGCGGCAAAGACGCCGGGGCGCAGATAGAACCCTCAGAAAAACATGAAATTCTGCCGAGCATCATAGACCCAATCACCAATCTATATAACGAAGTATTCATGCGCCAATATCTAATGCGTGAAATTGAGGCGGCGGGCGACGAACCCTATAAATTCGGCCTGATTTTCATGGAGATCGATAACATAGTCCATATTAATAACAAGTTCGGCCGCAACGCCGGAGACGAAACCATAGCGCATTTGGCCTACCTCCTCAAACGGCTCCCGCAATCAGAGGAAGCTATGCACAACGATCTTATCTTCAAACTCACGGGCGCCGGTTTTGTGTATTTCAGACCTGAAACCAGCAAAGAAGACCTTATCGCCGAGGCTGAATCAATACGTCGGGACATCAACTCGTCGGAGATTTTTATTACCCCCATCACCGTGTCCATGGGGATTGTTTCCTGCGAGGACACGGCCGGAGACCGCATATCATCCAATGATAGTGTCGCTGCCATCTATGATAAGGGCCGCATGAAGGTACGCATCGCGCGAAAAACGGGCATGGACACGGTGTATGACAAGGTTCGCCTTGAGGAGTACTCGGAAACGGCGGGAAGTCTTATAATCATTGACGGCGACAGGATCAACTGCGAGTTGCTTCGTAAATCTTTTGAGGTACTCAAGTATAAGGTGGTTATCTGCATGGATGGGTCCGCCGCATGGGAGATATGCGAAAGGGAGCGGCCGGCGGCGGTGATTTCCGAGCTTATGCTTCCCAAACTCGACGGTTTTCGGCTGCGTCAAAAAATGATGGAATCGACCCGCCTCAAAGACGTCCCCTTCGTGCTCATGTCCCATGATAAAACCGAGGAATCGATCCAAAGGGCGCTTGGACTCAAGATTCGTCATTATTTTAAAAAACCATTTTATCAAGGAGAGCTGGTAGGCGTTGTCAAGGGCCTCATAGAGGAGAATGTCTAA
- a CDS encoding DUF2442 domain-containing protein: protein MSLMCADSAMQSIFFEFNMWIMFTDGRQLSVPLAYFPHLHNVTMEQLNRVELSGGGSGLHWDELDEDIHVPSLLLGRYAQQAV, encoded by the coding sequence ATGTCGTTGATGTGTGCAGATTCTGCAATGCAAAGCATTTTTTTTGAATTTAACATGTGGATCATGTTCACCGACGGCCGCCAACTTTCGGTGCCGCTTGCCTATTTCCCCCATTTACACAATGTAACTATGGAGCAATTAAACAGGGTAGAACTGAGCGGCGGCGGAAGTGGCCTTCATTGGGACGAGTTGGATGAGGATATTCATGTCCCGAGCCTGTTGCTCGGCAGATATGCCCAACAGGCTGTATAG
- a CDS encoding glycosyltransferase family 2 protein → MDDIKELLFILAAIGALNVLTAATIIIRKLGTTREKEKDIDLTDFLVNTFETVPEDQNLKIIDNNPYAFLDRFIRLSQSAILNQDFKDKVIRYMRRAGIQDSLIKRLRSWRTYKRTHAAVMLCYIPSIESKRALEGTLVREKHYYIKLHMAYSLIQGGAPSSLRIVALSCKKAPLWYTEKIASLLTDTGRIFYDLIPELLRMEDRDLQLLIINFASFYPDEVLKQFLLGAAVSRDRGVALPALKSLFSRYPNDSELDLFFNVHDEEILKAAIQFAGNIPTSESMMRLAPFLEQPGLYEPVVESLSRIIFKEDSLVLPLVRLFHEASGPEISSGIAEALLSRIEFFLVRLLSDKSGKTVEIVYEIIKAGKASGVTAFLKRNMDESLEDEVLNIMRLVVMENPELGPVFSVDLNERQCEKLGLRKIEPPKPVARKEFLERGILISLILLAFLFIPSLFLAIYARELSLLRPFDLLMRFIDTFNISFALYALVINSSYILLLFLSFAGAVKQTKNFALKQMNFLFQQKILPSVSIIAPAYNEEAGIIESVSSLLNLRYPDYEVVVVNDGSKDRTLETLIEHFKLEKDDTAIHSHISTMRVRGTYFNRNVPNLLVIDKENGGKADSLNVGINASRKEYFCGIDADSLLESDSLIKLMSQFLDSDTEGVAAGGNIFPVNGCSVDNGAITHIGLPANRLARLQMVEYIRSFMGGRIGWAFLRALLIISGAFGVFKRERVIEAGGYLTGRGAFAKDTVGEDMELVVRMARFMHERKLPFRIYYAFNANCWTEVPENFKIFKRQRDRWHRGLLDIMTFHKKLLFNPGFGRIGLLASPYFLIFEVIGPWIELQGYFVFAVSCVLGLISATSFILLFIGSVMMGIFISLFSFFIMEKEVNYFSLKEIAGMLWYAFIENFGIRQVLSMMRVSSYLNALKTSQGWGVMVRKGFTTSKK, encoded by the coding sequence ATGGACGATATTAAAGAACTTCTGTTCATCCTTGCGGCGATAGGGGCGCTGAATGTTCTTACGGCCGCGACGATTATAATTCGCAAACTGGGCACCACACGAGAAAAGGAAAAAGACATCGATTTGACCGATTTTCTGGTCAACACATTCGAAACCGTCCCCGAGGACCAAAACCTAAAAATTATCGATAACAATCCTTATGCGTTTTTAGACCGTTTCATACGCCTTTCACAATCGGCGATTCTCAACCAGGATTTCAAAGACAAGGTCATTCGCTACATGCGCCGTGCGGGAATCCAGGACTCGCTTATTAAGAGACTACGATCCTGGCGGACCTATAAGCGTACACACGCGGCGGTAATGCTTTGTTATATTCCCTCGATTGAATCAAAACGGGCGCTCGAAGGGACACTCGTACGCGAGAAACATTACTATATTAAACTCCATATGGCCTACTCCCTCATACAAGGGGGAGCACCGTCTTCATTGCGGATAGTCGCCCTCAGCTGCAAAAAAGCTCCTCTATGGTATACGGAAAAAATCGCCTCGCTCTTAACGGATACGGGCCGTATCTTTTATGACCTTATCCCGGAGCTTTTACGAATGGAAGACCGCGATCTCCAACTTCTTATTATTAATTTCGCCTCGTTCTACCCGGATGAGGTGCTAAAACAATTCCTGTTAGGCGCGGCCGTTTCCCGGGACCGTGGGGTCGCCCTCCCCGCACTCAAGAGCCTCTTCTCACGTTACCCAAACGACTCCGAATTGGATCTCTTCTTTAATGTGCATGACGAGGAAATCCTCAAGGCCGCCATACAATTCGCGGGCAACATACCCACGAGTGAGAGCATGATGCGCCTTGCTCCCTTCCTGGAACAACCCGGATTGTATGAGCCGGTCGTGGAATCACTCTCCCGTATTATCTTCAAGGAGGATTCGCTGGTTCTTCCCCTCGTCCGGCTGTTTCATGAGGCCTCCGGCCCGGAAATATCCAGCGGTATCGCCGAGGCCCTGCTCTCCCGGATCGAGTTCTTCCTGGTGCGGCTCCTGTCGGACAAGTCGGGAAAAACCGTCGAAATCGTTTACGAGATAATCAAGGCGGGGAAAGCGAGCGGCGTAACCGCATTTTTAAAACGTAATATGGACGAATCGCTGGAAGACGAGGTTTTAAACATCATGCGCCTTGTCGTCATGGAAAACCCCGAACTTGGCCCTGTCTTCTCGGTCGACCTGAATGAGCGGCAATGCGAGAAACTCGGGCTCAGGAAAATAGAACCCCCAAAACCCGTCGCACGCAAGGAATTCCTTGAACGTGGAATTTTAATTTCACTTATCCTCCTGGCATTTTTATTCATACCCTCTCTCTTCCTGGCAATATATGCGCGCGAACTCTCTCTGCTGCGGCCCTTTGATTTGCTCATGCGTTTCATCGACACCTTCAATATTTCATTCGCCTTGTACGCGCTCGTTATCAATTCTTCTTATATACTCCTCCTGTTCCTGTCTTTTGCCGGCGCTGTAAAGCAAACGAAGAATTTCGCGTTGAAACAAATGAACTTCCTGTTCCAGCAAAAGATACTTCCGTCGGTAAGCATAATCGCCCCCGCTTATAACGAAGAGGCCGGTATTATTGAAAGCGTCTCCTCCCTCTTAAACTTGCGGTACCCGGACTATGAGGTCGTAGTCGTCAACGACGGTTCAAAAGACCGTACGCTGGAAACGCTTATCGAACATTTCAAACTGGAAAAAGACGACACCGCGATTCATTCGCATATTTCCACGATGCGCGTGCGCGGCACCTACTTCAATCGAAACGTACCGAATCTTCTGGTAATCGATAAGGAAAACGGCGGGAAGGCCGACTCACTCAATGTAGGAATCAACGCCTCGCGAAAAGAATACTTCTGCGGCATAGACGCGGACTCACTTCTTGAATCCGACTCGCTCATAAAGCTCATGTCCCAGTTTCTCGATTCGGATACGGAGGGTGTGGCCGCGGGGGGAAATATATTTCCCGTCAACGGCTGTTCGGTCGACAATGGGGCAATTACGCATATCGGCCTTCCTGCAAACCGGCTGGCGCGCCTTCAGATGGTCGAATACATCAGGTCGTTTATGGGGGGGCGCATAGGCTGGGCATTTCTGCGTGCACTCCTCATCATATCGGGTGCTTTTGGAGTATTCAAGAGGGAACGCGTCATTGAAGCGGGGGGATATCTCACCGGCAGGGGTGCCTTCGCAAAGGATACTGTCGGTGAGGATATGGAGCTTGTAGTGCGCATGGCCCGGTTCATGCACGAACGGAAGCTCCCCTTCCGCATCTATTATGCCTTCAATGCCAATTGTTGGACCGAGGTTCCCGAAAATTTCAAGATATTCAAGAGGCAGCGCGACCGTTGGCATAGGGGACTTCTTGATATAATGACCTTTCATAAGAAGCTGTTATTCAATCCGGGTTTTGGAAGGATAGGGCTCCTCGCGTCGCCCTATTTCCTGATTTTCGAGGTCATAGGCCCCTGGATTGAGCTGCAAGGATATTTCGTTTTTGCGGTCTCATGCGTATTGGGGCTTATTTCGGCGACCTCGTTTATACTGCTCTTCATCGGTTCGGTCATGATGGGAATTTTCATTTCTCTTTTCTCATTTTTCATCATGGAAAAGGAAGTGAATTACTTCTCGCTCAAGGAGATAGCCGGAATGCTCTGGTATGCCTTCATCGAGAACTTCGGTATCCGCCAGGTATTGAGCATGATGAGGGTATCAAGCTACCTGAACGCCCTAAAGACCTCGCAGGGATGGGGCGTCATGGTGCGTAAGGGATTTACAACCTCCAAGAAGTGA